Part of the Quercus lobata isolate SW786 chromosome 6, ValleyOak3.0 Primary Assembly, whole genome shotgun sequence genome, TTCTTACCTTCTTTGTTTTCCCCCCCCCCTCatgtttatcttcttcttcttcttttctttttttttttcttttttttcctaattactCGCAATTCACTGCAGGGTACTCATGCAACTGTTGAAGACTTGGAGGAGAAGACACCCAAAGCAAGTTTTAGTCCACCCATATGTGCACTCAAGAATATTTCCTGTGAGGTAATTACCAGTAATTACACAGAATGTTTTTTCCCCCTTACCCAAAGTGTGGTACAACCCTATAAGACTCTAATAATTAAGGATACTCATggttcttattttattttggtcaatcacataaatatttttttattattgatgaaTATAAAATGTCAGATGCAATGCAAGGCCCCTGGTGAAGAAATTGCTCACAAAACAGCTCTCACAATACTTAACAAGCTATCAAACTATTCCTGGGATACAAAGGCAGTGTTAACTCTTGCAGCTTTTGCTTTGGATTATGGGGAATTCTGGCAAATAGCCCAAGCTCCGGCGTCGGACCAACTAGCCAAATCAGTGGGAACCTTGAGGCGGGTACCTATGCTCTTGAAGCGTCCAACCCTGCAGAAACATAGGCAATCACTTATTGAGCTTAACAATGTGATCAAAGCCACACTGGAAGTGATTGAATACATCTTTGAGTTGGAGAAGatatcaaattatgacacaaaGGATGTACCAGCATTATCAACAGGCGTGGAGCACATCCCAGTGGATGTTTATTGGGCAATAGTAACTATTGTAGCAAGCACAACTCAGTTTTGTTGCCTCATTAACGATGAGTAAGTTCTTATCCAAGCCAATATGATATGCCCCAATCTTAAGGCTTGCTAAAATGCTTATGATTATATAACTTAGAAATGAATTTTGCATTACATCTTGTTTATGTTAAATAGCagtttaaataattaaatgtcACTAATATATTTTATACTGGCGTGAAATCTATATAATAATGTCTAGCCTCATTGCTAATAGGCTAATAGAGTTACCTagtataattcaaaaaaaaaaaaaaaaaaaaaaacagttttttggTATACACCATTTTATTACTAGTGTCAATTTCCAGGTACAAGAAACCGGAACTATCCCCCTTTTCTCAGAAACTCAATTACATCGTCACCAAGCTTAAGAGGCAGATAACAACTATCAAACAACAAATAGGTTAGTGTCTTGGTGGTTCCTTTTGTTCGGATGCAAGCTTCAGTTCATGCATTGTACATTGAAAAAGTTCATTGCCTCAAAATATGGACTACTAGATGTAATGAAGAAAGGTTTTGGTTGATTGTAGAGGTGACAGAGGCTTACTGGAAGCTGGTGAAGGTTTTCCGAACCCCTATAGAGATTATGGAAATATTTAAGCTACTAATTTATACCAAGGACAATGTGCAGCCCCTTATTGATGGTTCTACTAAGAAACCGGTATATGCCCCTTCGAGAATAtaagttgtttgtttgttttattttaaaaaattaatttcccGATAGATGAATCAATTGTTTGATTGCTTCttgcagaaaaaaaaatcccctacTTGATCCCCAAGTTGATAGAAAGTAAGtactaaatgaaaaattatacaatacttttaaaaaaaataaatagtcttTCCTCTTACCTAATAGGAACCTCACTAATTATTTATAGTAGAATTTATCATTCATGTGAAATGTGAATATTAAAGGATTTTTCTtgataaactaaataaaagtttgaatttaGGTCTCTGAAATTAACTCATAATGTCTAATCTAATCATAATGCACTTCATCCATTCTCTTGCACCCAAGAAACCTAAGTTTCAATAATGGGATAAGATCtcatttcatttaaattctcttattcctttcaatttttaaatagatGTGAGATTAGTGgtatttgtttgatttggtgTGGTTTACATGGATTTTCGATTCCCTCAAATAGTTTCTCATTTTGAGAGTAAATTGCACAAATATAATGGACATCAGCTAAATCATTCACAAATGTTAAACCATAATCTGGGACCGATTTGGTTACATACCAATACTTTTGTTGTTACACCATAATATGGGACGTCCAATTTGGTAAATTGCATTCCGTAATAAATGTTATGTAACGTTatgttgtaaaaattgtattacaAACAATTCTATGACCTTGGGTTGGTTCCTCCACTTACGTGTCATTGCTCCAACAGGTAATTTggataaataatatataaatcgACTAGTATTTTTCATGCTTGAAATGGGTGCTAACACAAGTTTCTTGACGCCCATAATTGTGACAGGTTAGCATTGAAGTGCTGAAGCGGAAGAATGTCTTATTATTCATTTCAAGCCTAGACATTTCTGATGATGACATTTCAATTCTTAGACCAATTCATGATACAATTAAGAAGGAAGATCAATATAAGATTATATGGATCCCAATTGTGGACGAATGGACTGAGGTCTCAAAAAAGAAGTTTGAGATCCTTCGTTCTAAGATGCCATGGTACGTGGTGCAGTACTATTCACCAATTGCAGGTATTAGATTCGTGAAGGAGAAGTGGAACTTCACGGGTAAGCCCTCTGTTGTGGTGCTGAACCCTCAAGGAAAGGTGGAATGTGAGAATGCATTGCACATGATCAGGGTATGGGGAATAAAGGCCTTCCCTTTCACTTCCACAAGGGAGGAAATTCTGACCACTTCAGGGGAATGGATTGGATCCATAGGAGCTGGAATTCATCCAAATATTGAGAACTGGGTAAAGATCATTTCCCCAATCTATAAATTCATATATGTATCGTGCTTATGCATGTACACACATGTATTGTCAATATCAATTATTCTGTTGTTTTTCTTGTATCACAccattaatttatcacaatttttgtcacaatttgatgatatatatgattataattAGTGAATTATTACTTTCATATAAGCTCATAACTTTTTCTTTACAACTCACAGTTGCACATGTTAGTAGTAAAAATTGTGCCACAAATATTGTATCCACAAAAGTTGCATATGTATCCAAAAGAAGTCATATAGTTGCATgcacattttttgaaaaaaataataataatggtaatGTGCATTCAAATAATATTGGGGTTTGATATATGTTGTTCAAtcagatcaaggaccaaaagtaCATCTTTTTCTATGGAGGCAAGGACAAAGAATGGATCCAACAATTCACTAAAAGAGCAACTGCTATTGCCAATGATCCGATGATAAAAGAAGCAAAGATTTCCATAGAGTTGCACTGCATTGGAAAGGGTAGCAAAGGAGAGGACGATCTTGGCATCCTTGGGCGCTTCTGGACTGGCATTGAGAGCTTGTTCATTTCCAAGACTCAAAGGAAGACTGATACAGACGCTGTGGCACTAGAGATCCAAAAATTGCTATCATACAAGAATGAGAGTGGATGGGTTGTGCTCAGCAAAGGGTCAACTGTGGCACTCAGTGGGCATGGGACAACTATGTTGAAGGTTTTGGAGGACTTTGACAAATGGAAGGAGGTTGTGCGAGAAAAGGGCTTTGAATCCACTTTCAAAGAGTACCATAACAAGGTTCTTCACACTGCTCACATTTGTTGCCGCATTGACATTCCAAAGGCCAGTGGTAAAATACCAGAGAACATGAAATGCCCCGACTGTCCCAGAGTCATGGAGACTTATATCAGCTTCAAGTGTTGCCACATTGATGGTGCCGCTAATGGTCTTCATTGAGTGGCCACCCTACTTTGGATTAGCTAGTATTGCTACTAAATTTAATAACATGGTTGCGTTGGTAACCAGATGCTAGTAGCAAAATAAGTTTGTGACATGACGTTGATGCCACCTTTTTGTTCtatgttttgttggttttgttgttcctttgttttggtttatAAGAGGAAATGTGTGTGTAATCGGTATAGATGTTGCAGCTATGTGGCATTCtgtggtttttaaattttattatcacATCTTTTAATTCCACATAAATTCTAGTTCACTTGATAATTTCTTTTGCCTCTTTTTGTGCACTTGAAGATCATGCTTCACTCTTCAATagagggggggtggggggtgggggggggggggggaggggggggggggtgtgtgggCTGTGgggaacaaaagaaaaaagaaaaaacattgaACACTACATTATAGTAGAGAGTGAGATCAGTCATACCTTTGCTTCTCGAAGAGGTGGTCTAGGGCCAAAATGGTTCTCTCGAAACGTCTTTGCCTAACCAATAACCATGCATGTGTGATTTTGCATAAATGATCATACAACAGTTACCATTGGATGGTTTCatggaaatattaaaatttattttgtgctAGCCAGAGAATGGGGACCAATTTATATTGGATAAAGTAATACCAATCTTGTTGgtgtaattgaaattttttttatctatctcCCACTTAAGCATAGGGGGAGAAGGGATGGGTGTGTGGTGAGAACCATATAATCGGTCATGAAATCTACTAAGAAAGTAAACTTGGGGTCTCTAGAGAGGGAAGGGCTAATTTTTATGAAGGTTGAGAGGCAAGGTTACACATTCTACTATTATTGTCAGAAGCAATCAGTTTAGCAGGACTGGCCAAGTAGAAGAAAGTCATTAAATTTTGCAGTAGGAAATTGAGTAAATAGGTGAAATGTAGATTCCTCTTGAGATTTGGAAAGGGTGTGTTATAAGATAAACTTGTTTAATAACTTCCACTAAAAgcatcattttttatattatgtagCATTTGAGGAGTTTCTCGAAGCTATGTGGAGAGTTTATGAATTGAATGCATaaggaattttattttatttttaaaaatatatattatgtaacaAATAGAATAAACGATTTGAGAGTGCCTGGAGGCAATATATAGCCATTCATCCTTCTATTCTAAACCAagagtaaaagaagaagaaataacaatataaaGAGTTCTATTCCTCTTCCCTCTCCACTTCTCTTCCTTTGTGTGCTTTATGAGTGTGAGTCTCTTCCTTAGAGTGGTGTGTGAGTATTTTGAATTGTAAGTGTGTAAAGGTCTACCAACTTCCAATTGGTGCACATTTTTATAGACACCCCATTTTGTGCCTCCAATTTAACCTCACTTAGAGCATCTCTAATAGGAGAGCTAAACTCGAAATGCTCTCTATTTTAAAGAGTAAACCCACAAAATAggctactgttcattctccaatgGACTCTATACtcgaaaatttttttggttcatgaacagtagctcaaCAAGTCTaatgggctactgttcatttttcaaatattttttttttctattataatgataaggtattgaataaaaatattggaaaatgtgtagttgttaaaaaaataataaataatgaatgaagaaataatatttaaatgagatagagtaTGAGATAAaaaatctgttggaaagtgtatttgaaaaagtgggtggCTAAAAGATAAAAGTCACTATTCATTCtacaaacagtacaaaaattttcttaatctGCTGGAAATACTCTTACATTACATTACACATCATCACCATATCATGTCACAAGGgtaaatataattttggtaatttgATCTTCAAATACATTTCATGAAATAAATCTTGAGGTCATAATGATCAAAACAATAGCTCATGGGTCTCAATCAGACAACTGGATTATAAGATATCAAGAAAACAATTATGAGAATCAGGCTGGGTCCTGCCACATTGTCACTTTTTCCGTTCATTGCACTATACTCCAACAGTGGTTGTTTGAGCGTTGTGCTCAATACTTGACAAAATGTAGACCCGCTCGGTTTGCCTGAGAGAAGTACCAGAGTTGTCCGAGAGTGATCACCAATTTTTGTGGCAGGTTTGAATTTGATTTCCCGCTTGCTTTTCGTTGGTCTGGTTTGAAGCCGATTGGCTATTCTGTggttgaatcttttgatgaaggTGTGGGTTTCTCTTGGAGAGCCTATAGAAATTTGGGTGCTGATTATACTTGTGCGGATTCTGTTATGGGTTTGTTTGTTGACACCGTTGGGAGTACTACCCCATTGGTCAGCTTTGATGAAACCAGAATCACCTATCTTGCCGCTACCAATGCTGGATGGCTACCTTATCTAGCCAATGAAGGTATTAGATTTGTTCACTACCCTGCCAACCCGGTGAAAAGGCAGTTTGGACTGGATCAAGACATCCCTGATGACATTTCTTCCCTCATGGGAGCTCCTACTTCAGTCCATCCTTTCCTGCGGCACACTGCCTTTGACTTTTGGAAGAAGCGTTTCGGTACCGTTACAGTTCTCGGTTCACTAAGGGAGGGTGTCTGCACTTTTCCCATGCACGGTTACTGGCATGCAGTGATGGATTCATTTGTGGCTGAGTTAGCGGGGAGTCGTGGCTTCTCCCTTATTCCTCCTGAAGGGTTAGGCATGGTTGTCTCGGTTAACCCTCGCCTGCTGCTTCCCTCTAAATCCGTTTTGGCGTATGCTAGAAAATAGAGCCGGTCAGCCATTTTCAAATGGGACGCAGAGAAGAAAGGATGGTTTTGGCATGCTAGCGACTATCCCCCTGGTTGGAAGAAAAAAGTTAAGGTAATCAATCTTTCTGTACCAAGCAAGAAAGTGCTTGCCAAACCCAAGTTTGTTGGCAAAACCAAGCCTGCCACACCACTGCCTCCTGCAGGTGCTCCGCTGGCTAACAGGACTCGTGGtagtaaaaggaaaactactCCTCACCCCGTATCTGCCACTGAACGGAGGGTAAGTTATTTctcccctttttcctttttcgataaaatttcttaattttctcgCGGCTAACTCGCCAATTTCTTCTGCCTCTTTCCTTTTAGTCCAAGCATAAGGAAGACTCATCAGCTATCCGCCCCATTTTGCTCGATGAGCCTGAATCTGAGGTGAGTCCCTTTTctccatttctttcttctttctttttcgcACGCATCCTCCACGGGTCTTTTgcccctttttttgtttttacttaacaaaaattttctttttaggagGAGCCTGAGCCTCTGTCCATATATTGCCCCACCGCCGAGGAGATTTCTGCCTCCATGGGTGTGCCTATGGAAGGCTTTTTTGATGGGGCCGAGGCGGTATTAGCAACGCCTGCTCCTCTTGCTGCGCACAAGACTCCTGTCAAAACTCCCACCCCTTCTGTTGAGTCGGTACCTAGAGAGGGTACTCATGTCAAAGGGGTTGGTGAGACTACACCCTTGCCTGCTGAGAGACCCATTCCTTCAGAGGGAGCCATTCCTCCTGCTGTTGTTCAAGACAAAACTACTTCTCCCGTTCTGCCGCTAGTGATTTCGACTAGTGACCCTTTTGCAGCTATTTCCCAGGCTGCAAAGGGCAGTGCTTCACTTGTTATTACTCCTTCCTCCATTCCCGGCTCCGCTACCCGTGGTCCTGATCCGGACTTATCTTCAGAGGGATCTGATGACATTTTTGAGGATCCTGATGATGCACCCGTGCTGAAAAAGAGAATTTCCGACTCTGATGAAGAGGGGAGTGCTTCGCCCGATCCTGACTTCATGGGTATGTATCTTCCTTTCCCCTTATCTTCTTTCTGCATTTGCGTTTCATTTGCATACTTATCTCCCCACTTGCAGAAACTTCTGAGGGGCCAGAAATTGCAGCAGGCGTGGGAATGACTGCTCCTGCCGTACCCGTAGCGCCTATTCCTGCTGCACCTTCAGTACTTGTTTCAGCCGTACCTACTACCCCTGTTTCTTCTGTGCCTGCAGTACCTGTTTCTGCTACACCTGTAGCCCCCATTCCTGGTAATTTTGgcactctttctttctcttcctattTCATCCTCTTTTTTTTACCCCTGTTTCTTCTGTGCCTGCAGTACCTGTTTCTGCTACACCTGTAGCCCCCATTCCTGGTAATTTTGgcactctttctttctcttcctatttcatcctcttttttttttttgcaagtctTTTCTTCctgtgccattttttttttcattttgtcttGCGTTCCCtccccatttttttttggtaggccCACTCCCTACTATCCCTTCTCAGTTTGAGGCGGGTAGTAGTTTTGCCACCGTCCCGAATAATGCTGCATCTTTCTTTGTCCGTTTTGACCAGCCGGAGGTTAACGACCTTGGTTCGGCAGACTTCTGGGCTTCTGGTCCTCCCTACGTGGACTTTTGTGGCTTCCGAGTCCCTGAGGTCTGCGTCTCACACTTGGTGATACTCTACAGTTGTCACGGCAATTTTATGCGGGAGTTTCGCCTTGGTCGCTCTTCTAGTGAGCATTTCTTGCAGATGATGGGATGTGTGCTGAATGACATCGAGCATAACTTCATCGACTCTGTTTCTGCCGGGAGGATCCTGCAGTGGAGGGCCGTGATACAGGAGCTCATCAGTGTGGGTTTCGCTATGGAGTTTATTCTTGAGCATCTACGTGAGATTGCTTGGGCCTTTTTTATGAGGAGAGTCCAGCCAGCCGTTGAGGCCATAGACGTTCGTATTGAGCTTTTGAAGAAAGAGGTGGCTGATTTGGAAGGTCACCGTGAGCGTCTTCTTTCCGGCGTTGGTGGACCCAGTCGCTTTGGGAATCAGAGTCTCATTTCTGGACTTCACTGATGATAGCACcgtttcctttccttttctttgtttctctgtttttgttATGTCATACAGAACACTTTTATGTTTCCTGCCGTAGTTACTTGGCTTGTGTTTGCCACAGTTTGGGTTTGTAATTAATAATACTACACTTTGCTACTTTTTCTTTACTACTGCTATGATATGATGCTAATACTTCGTACTTTTTCATTGCATACTCATGAAAGCACGTTACAATTTTTCTTGTGACATAATCACTTGgaggaataaaagaaaaggttcaGTAAAggaaacataaacaaacaacTAAGGAAAGGGGGTCAACCACATAACTTTCTTCTCTAAGCAAAATAACGCTTCAGCCATTTTCCATTAATGGGGTCCATCAAGTCCCTGCCATCCATTTGAGTTAGGCGATAATACCCACTTTGATGCGCTTCtcttatcacaaggggtcccTCCCATTTTGGTGCAAACTTGATGTTCCTGCCAGACCTCGCCTGACGTAGTCTGCCACTTTTAACACTAGTTGTCCTTCCGCAAACACTCTTTCCTTGGTCATCCTGCCGTAGGCTTCAGTCATCTTCTGCCTGTATCTCTGGCTGCGTTCCTTGGCTTCTTCCCTCTTTTCATCAAGTTCTTTCAGGTCCTCAAACCTTTCTACCGCGAAAATTTCTGCGACTCACTACTTCAGTTCCGTAGACTAAGGAAAAGGGTGAAAAGCCTGTGGCTGACTTTGGTGATTTTCTGTATGCCTAGAGAACATCTGGCAGGTGCATTGCCCATCCTCCCACATACTCTTGGCTCATCTTACTGATGATCTTTATGAGAATTTTGTTTGTTGCCTCTGCCTGCCCGTTCCCTTGAGGGTAGTAGGGTGATAACCTGTGGTGCTTGACTTGGTAGAATTCCAACATTCTCCTTAAATCGCTGTTGACAAATGGTGTGCCATTGTCACTGATGATCTTGTGGGATACCCCAAAcctcacaattatattttctttgatgaagtTTGCCACTGCTCCTCCTGTGACCTTGCGGAGTGGTACTGCTTCCGCCCACTTGGTAAAATATTATGTAGCTACCAATATCCATATGTACCCACGTGATGCCAGGTTGACTGGCCCTACCAAATCtagcccccaagtgtggaagGGTCACGGGGTGACCATGCTGTGCAAGCCTTGTGGATGGGTATGAATCAAGTTGGCTTGTACCTGACAACTGTGACACTTCTTTACAAATTCTGCCGCATCTTTCTTcatggttggccagtagtaGCCCATCTGCAGCAGGCACCTGTAATCCCTTGATGTTCACCGCATTCCTCTGAATGTACTTCTTTCACCATTTCTTTAGCCTCTTCAGGACCCAAACACCTCAATGGGTCTCCATCATAtccttttttgaaaaggacCGTATTATGCAAGAAGTAACGTGTTGCCAACCTCTTAAGCTTGTACCTTTCACTGTGCCTTTGTGGCAGGACGCCTTCTGCTAGGTACTGCACGAAAGGACTTCTCCAATCCTCGCCGATGAACATAGTATAACTCTCCTCCCTGTCTGCCGCAAGCTGGCAGGTCCCACACTGGGTTTGGAATTGATCTGCGTCTTTACCCATGCTTGGCCAATAGAAGCCTGCTCTCTGGAGTTTGCGGTAAAGACTGATTTCCCCGCAGGACCCATAAGTCTTGTTGTGTAtttccttcaattttctctGGGCTTCCTCCTAGCCCACGCATCTGGATAAAATCCCACCTGGCATCCTGCGGTACAACTCTTCTTTTACCAAAGCATAGTCTTTCAATATCTTCAATTCTGCTGTGTCGTCTCCCTTCACCAAGGTTTCCTTTATGGGGATTCGCCAATCCCCTTCGCCCTGTTCCTCCCGGAA contains:
- the LOC115993666 gene encoding protein SIEVE ELEMENT OCCLUSION B-like isoform X1 yields the protein MASNALGSSQQSNKGGPSLFTLSEQEILNQIYSTHHVHDDEKFDVESLFIIVENILKRATVVVDNVVLTLKYMLQEQPDKKQGTHATVEDLEEKTPKASFSPPICALKNISCEMQCKAPGEEIAHKTALTILNKLSNYSWDTKAVLTLAAFALDYGEFWQIAQAPASDQLAKSVGTLRRVPMLLKRPTLQKHRQSLIELNNVIKATLEVIEYIFELEKISNYDTKDVPALSTGVEHIPVDVYWAIVTIVASTTQFCCLINDEYKKPELSPFSQKLNYIVTKLKRQITTIKQQIEVTEAYWKLVKVFRTPIEIMEIFKLLIYTKDNVQPLIDGSTKKPVSIEVLKRKNVLLFISSLDISDDDISILRPIHDTIKKEDQYKIIWIPIVDEWTEVSKKKFEILRSKMPWYVVQYYSPIAGIRFVKEKWNFTGKPSVVVLNPQGKVECENALHMIRVWGIKAFPFTSTREEILTTSGEWIGSIGAGIHPNIENWIKDQKYIFFYGGKDKEWIQQFTKRATAIANDPMIKEAKISIELHCIGKGSKGEDDLGILGRFWTGIESLFISKTQRKTDTDAVALEIQKLLSYKNESGWVVLSKGSTVALSGHGTTMLKVLEDFDKWKEVVREKGFESTFKEYHNKVLHTAHICCRIDIPKASGKIPENMKCPDCPRVMETYISFKCCHIDGAANGLH
- the LOC115993666 gene encoding protein SIEVE ELEMENT OCCLUSION B-like isoform X2, with the protein product MASNALGSSQQSNKGGPSLFTLSEQEILNQIYSTHHVHDDEKFDVESLFIIVENILKRATVVVDNVVLGTHATVEDLEEKTPKASFSPPICALKNISCEMQCKAPGEEIAHKTALTILNKLSNYSWDTKAVLTLAAFALDYGEFWQIAQAPASDQLAKSVGTLRRVPMLLKRPTLQKHRQSLIELNNVIKATLEVIEYIFELEKISNYDTKDVPALSTGVEHIPVDVYWAIVTIVASTTQFCCLINDEYKKPELSPFSQKLNYIVTKLKRQITTIKQQIEVTEAYWKLVKVFRTPIEIMEIFKLLIYTKDNVQPLIDGSTKKPVSIEVLKRKNVLLFISSLDISDDDISILRPIHDTIKKEDQYKIIWIPIVDEWTEVSKKKFEILRSKMPWYVVQYYSPIAGIRFVKEKWNFTGKPSVVVLNPQGKVECENALHMIRVWGIKAFPFTSTREEILTTSGEWIGSIGAGIHPNIENWIKDQKYIFFYGGKDKEWIQQFTKRATAIANDPMIKEAKISIELHCIGKGSKGEDDLGILGRFWTGIESLFISKTQRKTDTDAVALEIQKLLSYKNESGWVVLSKGSTVALSGHGTTMLKVLEDFDKWKEVVREKGFESTFKEYHNKVLHTAHICCRIDIPKASGKIPENMKCPDCPRVMETYISFKCCHIDGAANGLH